One Arthrobacter sp. StoSoilB19 DNA window includes the following coding sequences:
- a CDS encoding copper resistance CopC family protein encodes MRHVRRRLLGFVPGFFILSFVLAAAMLGLAGPASAHDAAESTSPAQGAALPAPPGEVSVTFSNKPLGIGSSFSVKDAGGTEWADGSVQIVDNVATQKLRPGGPAGKYTVAWRVVSSDSHPIEGTFTFTAATGDPSATAGPASPTAAGAVPGMGTAQPGVTEEPSVPANAGEPFQWSIVIFAAVAVGLLVALGVLARRRLTGDGDDGDGMDAGEDGRG; translated from the coding sequence ATGCGCCACGTCCGCCGCCGACTGCTGGGCTTTGTGCCCGGTTTCTTCATCCTCTCCTTTGTCCTCGCCGCCGCGATGCTGGGCCTGGCGGGCCCGGCCAGCGCCCACGATGCCGCAGAGTCCACCAGCCCGGCCCAGGGTGCGGCGCTGCCGGCGCCGCCCGGCGAGGTTTCGGTGACCTTCAGCAACAAGCCGCTGGGCATCGGCTCGTCGTTCTCGGTCAAGGACGCCGGCGGTACCGAATGGGCTGACGGGTCCGTGCAGATCGTGGACAACGTGGCCACCCAAAAGCTTCGGCCAGGCGGCCCCGCGGGGAAGTACACCGTGGCATGGCGCGTGGTCAGTTCGGACTCGCACCCCATTGAGGGCACATTCACTTTCACCGCGGCCACAGGCGACCCGTCCGCAACGGCGGGCCCGGCCAGTCCGACGGCGGCGGGTGCAGTTCCGGGAATGGGTACAGCGCAGCCCGGGGTTACGGAGGAGCCGTCCGTGCCTGCCAATGCCGGCGAGCCCTTCCAGTGGAGCATCGTGATTTTTGCGGCCGTTGCCGTGGGGCTGCTGGTGGCCCTCGGCGTCCTGGCCCGGCGCCGGCTCACAGGCGACGGGGATGACGGGGACGGCATGGATGCCGGGGAGGACGGCCGGGGGTAG
- a CDS encoding NAD(P)-binding protein, with amino-acid sequence MPGDAQTEQTTTVIIGTGLSGLAVAAELRRHRVASIVVDGLDILGAGQPANTSSLQRCDAADSDTLRERNEILRHLRNYATSHSVDVRNTTRAVQLTMLQGPGHGAAPQWQVHTPTGILVADHIVLTRCAHSQLRRMLNDFGIAVGRNVAAAMRAIGIYLVGVGELITPSPKEVLRQAKTVGQAISAKVNPGSGHPSGGAFPATGSFAVLTC; translated from the coding sequence ATGCCTGGGGATGCCCAGACCGAACAGACCACCACTGTCATCATTGGCACGGGCCTGTCCGGGCTTGCCGTGGCCGCAGAACTGCGCCGCCACCGCGTGGCCTCCATTGTGGTGGACGGGCTGGACATCCTCGGCGCCGGGCAACCCGCAAACACGTCCTCGCTGCAGCGCTGCGACGCGGCGGACAGCGACACCCTCCGGGAGCGCAACGAGATCCTGCGCCATTTGCGCAATTACGCCACAAGCCACAGCGTGGACGTCCGGAACACAACCCGCGCGGTCCAGCTGACCATGCTCCAGGGACCCGGGCACGGCGCCGCTCCGCAATGGCAGGTGCACACCCCCACCGGCATCCTGGTGGCCGACCACATCGTCCTGACCAGGTGCGCCCACAGCCAGCTGCGGCGCATGCTCAACGACTTCGGGATCGCCGTAGGCCGGAACGTGGCAGCGGCCATGCGGGCCATTGGCATCTACCTGGTGGGAGTGGGTGAGCTGATCACGCCGTCGCCCAAGGAAGTACTGCGCCAGGCCAAGACGGTGGGCCAGGCCATCTCCGCCAAGGTCAATCCAGGCAGTGGCCACCCGTCCGGCGGCGCCTTCCCGGCAACGGGCAGCTTTGCGGTGCTGACCTGCTGA